Proteins encoded in a region of the Nitrospirota bacterium genome:
- a CDS encoding glucosidase, with amino-acid sequence MASHSRTASASSPPILAEQQRLEEDAKRQRHWKRWGPYVSERAWGTVREDYSQNGTAWEAFPHDHARSRAYRWNEDGLAGICDRHQMICFAIALWNGRDPILKERVFGLTGNEGNHGEDVKECYFYLDSTPTHSYMKYLYKYPQAAFPYSRLVEENRCRGRQDPEFELIDSGVFDDNRYFDVFVEYAKASPEDLCIRIQVVNRGPEPAELTLLPTIWFRNTWSWGSDIRRPRLKQGEPTDQMSVIETQHEYYGLRRLLCEGEPTLLFTENDTNSRRLYGDQEGPRYVKDSFHDYVVQGEKDAVNPDHLGTKAAAQYVLRLAPGETRTIRLRLTNEAQSPGVATPDFDAVFTTRTQEANEFYDRLAPSHLSEDARLVQRQAFAGLLWSKQFYHYDVNRWLKGDQVGQAPSRERLRGRNSDWTHLYNADVVSMPDKWEYPWYAAWDLAFHCIPLALVDPTFAKEQLVLMLREWYMHPNGQIPAYEWALGDVNPPVHAWAAWRVYKIDKKRTGVGDRRFLERVFHKLLLNFTWWVNRKDADGKNIFQGGFLGLDNIGVFDRSAPLPTGGHIEQSDATSWMGMYCLNMLTMALELARDNQSYEDVASKFFEHFVYICRAMNNIGGEKIELWDREDGFFYDVLHLPNGETTHMKVRSMVGLIPLFAVETLDSELIDSLPRFKHRMQWFIENRPDFAQHLETQSYDGGVRRFLSLVSRDRLKSVLGYLLDEEEFLSPYGIRALSRYHKDHPYVVSVMGHEHRVDYEPAESGTGLFGGNSNWRGPIWFPVNYLLIESLQKFHYYLGDQYQVEYPTGSGRYTTLWQVAAEISRRLTHIFLRNAEGKRPAFGGATRFQDDPHWRNNVLFYEYFHGDNGAGIGASHQTGWTGLVAKLIQQSGE; translated from the coding sequence ATGGCCTCTCATTCTCGGACCGCCTCCGCTTCTTCACCACCGATCCTCGCAGAACAGCAGCGCCTCGAAGAGGATGCGAAGCGCCAGCGTCATTGGAAACGGTGGGGCCCCTATGTCAGCGAGCGGGCCTGGGGGACCGTGCGCGAGGACTACAGCCAGAACGGGACCGCCTGGGAGGCGTTTCCCCATGACCATGCCAGGTCCCGCGCCTATCGCTGGAACGAGGACGGCCTCGCCGGCATCTGCGATCGCCACCAGATGATCTGTTTTGCGATTGCCTTATGGAACGGGCGAGACCCGATTCTGAAGGAACGAGTCTTCGGTCTTACCGGCAACGAGGGCAATCACGGCGAGGACGTGAAGGAGTGCTACTTCTATCTGGACTCCACGCCGACCCATTCCTACATGAAATATCTCTATAAGTATCCGCAGGCGGCATTTCCCTATAGCCGGCTGGTCGAAGAGAATCGTTGTCGGGGGCGTCAGGATCCGGAGTTCGAACTCATCGACAGCGGTGTCTTCGACGACAACCGGTACTTCGACGTCTTTGTGGAATATGCCAAGGCGTCGCCGGAAGACTTGTGTATCCGTATCCAAGTTGTGAATCGTGGCCCCGAGCCGGCCGAACTCACGTTGCTGCCGACGATCTGGTTTCGCAACACCTGGTCCTGGGGATCGGACATTCGGCGTCCCCGGCTCAAGCAAGGAGAGCCGACGGACCAGATGAGCGTCATCGAGACGCAGCACGAATATTATGGCTTGCGCCGGTTACTCTGCGAAGGCGAACCCACTTTGCTCTTCACGGAAAATGACACCAACAGCCGCCGGCTCTACGGCGATCAAGAAGGTCCCCGGTACGTGAAGGACAGTTTTCACGATTATGTCGTGCAGGGTGAGAAGGACGCGGTCAATCCTGACCACCTGGGCACTAAAGCCGCGGCCCAATATGTACTCAGGCTTGCCCCCGGCGAGACCAGGACCATTCGTTTGCGATTGACCAACGAAGCACAGAGCCCGGGTGTCGCAACTCCGGACTTCGATGCCGTATTTACGACACGTACCCAGGAGGCGAACGAGTTCTATGACCGTCTTGCCCCGAGCCATCTGTCGGAAGACGCGCGCCTGGTGCAGCGGCAAGCCTTTGCCGGTCTGCTCTGGAGCAAACAATTTTATCACTACGATGTGAACCGATGGCTCAAGGGCGATCAGGTGGGGCAGGCACCCTCGCGTGAACGGCTGCGCGGTCGCAACTCGGACTGGACGCACCTCTATAACGCCGATGTCGTCTCGATGCCTGACAAATGGGAGTACCCCTGGTACGCGGCGTGGGATCTCGCATTTCACTGTATCCCGCTCGCGCTGGTCGACCCGACGTTCGCCAAGGAACAGCTCGTCCTCATGCTGCGCGAATGGTACATGCATCCGAACGGACAGATTCCGGCCTATGAATGGGCGCTCGGCGACGTGAATCCGCCGGTCCATGCCTGGGCGGCCTGGCGCGTTTATAAGATCGATAAGAAACGCACCGGCGTCGGGGATCGTCGCTTCTTGGAGCGCGTCTTTCACAAACTGCTGCTGAACTTTACTTGGTGGGTGAACCGGAAAGATGCCGACGGGAAGAACATCTTCCAAGGCGGCTTTCTCGGCCTCGACAACATCGGGGTGTTCGATCGGAGCGCGCCGCTGCCGACCGGTGGCCACATTGAACAGTCGGACGCCACTAGTTGGATGGGCATGTATTGCCTCAATATGCTGACGATGGCACTGGAGCTGGCGCGAGACAACCAGTCCTACGAAGACGTGGCCAGCAAGTTCTTCGAACATTTCGTCTACATCTGCCGCGCCATGAACAATATCGGCGGCGAGAAGATCGAACTGTGGGATCGTGAGGACGGCTTCTTCTACGACGTGCTGCACCTGCCGAACGGGGAAACCACACATATGAAGGTCCGTTCAATGGTCGGCCTGATCCCTCTGTTCGCGGTCGAGACGCTGGATTCCGAGCTCATCGATAGCCTTCCCCGGTTCAAACATCGCATGCAGTGGTTTATCGAAAACCGGCCGGACTTTGCGCAGCATCTCGAAACGCAGTCCTACGACGGAGGCGTGCGGCGGTTTCTGTCGCTCGTGAGTCGCGATCGGCTGAAATCCGTCTTGGGGTATCTGCTGGACGAAGAGGAGTTCCTTTCCCCTTATGGCATTCGCGCTCTCTCGCGTTATCACAAAGATCATCCCTACGTGGTCTCGGTCATGGGCCATGAACATCGCGTGGACTATGAGCCGGCGGAATCAGGGACAGGCTTGTTCGGGGGCAATTCGAATTGGCGAGGCCCGATCTGGTTCCCGGTTAACTATCTCCTGATCGAGTCGCTGCAAAAGTTTCACTACTATCTCGGCGACCAGTACCAGGTGGAGTATCCGACAGGATCTGGCCGCTATACCACGCTTTGGCAAGTGGCGGCTGAGATCTCACGCCGTTTGACTCATATCTTCCTCCGGAACGCCGAAGGGAAACGTCCCGCGTTCGGCGGTGCAACGCGATTTCAGGACGATCCGCATTGGCGCAACAATGTGTTGTTCTACGAGTACTTCCATGGAGACAACGGGGCAGGCATCGGTGCAAGCCATCAGACGGGATGGACGGGATTGGTGGCAAAGCTGATTCAGCAATCCGGGGAGTGA
- a CDS encoding amylo-alpha-1,6-glucosidase, whose amino-acid sequence MKVNAQDCQNLDRALSLEWLDTNGRGGFASGTVAGANRRRYHALLLVARKPPSERFVLVNHLEEWVEVNGRTIPLSTNCYPGAIYPDGYKSCSSFTTDPWPTWTYDCAGASIQREILCVQGRDLVIVRWRLQKKSKFPVTLLVRPMLSGRDYHSTHHENAGLDSRFLESDQTVTWHPYHDLPAVHAFHAGMYRHDPRWFQQVQFTVDQQRGLDYEEDWWSPGEFADQLKASEDATLVFTTETVNALDVAALIDVERERRTRLQKSASSRDPLAHQLWRAAEHYLSQRGNQQTVIAGYPWFTDWGRDTFISLPGLCLVTGRADIAWQVIESFAAHVSEGMVPNRFPDVGEQPEYNTIDASLWFIHAIDRYLAASGEEARVREIAWPAVKEILDGYRRGTRYGIRMDEDGLIAGGVSGTQLTWMDAKVGDWVVTPRHGKPVEIQALWVRALAVGDTLARRFDEADYADRCRNDRTRAIVSFRNRFWYEQGGYLYDVIDGPEGNDASLRPNQLYAISLVDDLVPRDCAEQILRLVELQLLTPVGLRTLSPADSRYRPRYEGGVLERDGAYHQGTVWPFLLGPFVTAWMKIFGQSTAVRNKARSFLTGLEAHLQEACLGQVSEIFDAEAPYHPRGCFAQAWSVAEPLRALIEDLDVQTDAGKSR is encoded by the coding sequence ATGAAGGTGAACGCCCAAGATTGCCAAAATCTTGATCGAGCCTTGAGTCTCGAATGGCTCGACACGAACGGACGAGGAGGGTTTGCCTCCGGCACGGTTGCGGGGGCGAATAGGCGGCGCTATCACGCATTGTTGCTTGTGGCCCGCAAGCCGCCGAGCGAACGGTTCGTTCTGGTCAACCATCTTGAAGAATGGGTGGAGGTCAACGGTCGGACGATTCCCCTCTCGACCAATTGTTATCCTGGTGCCATCTATCCTGATGGATACAAATCATGTAGCAGTTTTACCACCGATCCCTGGCCGACCTGGACCTATGACTGTGCCGGGGCTTCAATCCAACGAGAAATTCTCTGCGTTCAGGGGCGTGATCTCGTTATCGTCCGATGGCGTCTCCAGAAAAAATCGAAATTTCCCGTCACGCTCCTCGTACGTCCGATGCTGAGCGGGCGCGACTACCATTCCACGCATCATGAAAACGCAGGACTCGACAGTCGTTTCTTGGAAAGCGACCAGACTGTAACCTGGCATCCCTATCATGATCTGCCGGCGGTGCATGCGTTCCATGCCGGAATGTACCGTCATGATCCTAGGTGGTTTCAACAGGTTCAATTCACCGTCGATCAGCAGCGCGGGCTTGATTACGAAGAAGATTGGTGGTCGCCAGGCGAGTTTGCCGATCAGCTCAAAGCCAGCGAAGACGCGACCCTGGTCTTTACCACCGAGACCGTGAACGCCCTCGATGTCGCCGCCCTGATCGATGTCGAGCGGGAGCGCCGCACCCGTCTTCAAAAATCAGCCTCCAGTCGTGATCCATTGGCACATCAACTGTGGCGCGCTGCGGAACATTATCTGTCACAAAGAGGGAACCAGCAGACGGTCATTGCCGGGTATCCCTGGTTCACTGATTGGGGGAGAGATACGTTTATCTCGTTGCCAGGCCTCTGTCTCGTCACCGGCCGAGCGGATATCGCCTGGCAAGTCATCGAATCTTTTGCTGCGCATGTCTCGGAAGGTATGGTGCCCAATCGGTTCCCGGACGTCGGTGAGCAGCCGGAGTACAACACGATCGATGCTTCGCTGTGGTTTATTCATGCGATCGATCGCTATCTTGCGGCGTCAGGAGAAGAGGCACGAGTTCGTGAGATCGCCTGGCCTGCGGTGAAAGAGATTCTCGACGGCTATCGACGAGGCACGCGCTACGGGATCAGGATGGACGAGGATGGGTTGATTGCAGGCGGAGTTTCCGGTACGCAGTTGACCTGGATGGACGCGAAGGTCGGCGACTGGGTCGTCACGCCGCGCCATGGAAAGCCAGTGGAAATCCAGGCCCTCTGGGTCCGAGCCTTGGCGGTGGGTGATACCCTTGCGCGCCGATTCGATGAAGCGGATTACGCCGATCGGTGCCGGAATGATCGCACTCGTGCGATTGTGTCATTCCGGAATCGATTCTGGTACGAGCAGGGCGGGTACCTCTACGATGTGATCGATGGGCCGGAGGGGAATGATGCGTCGCTTCGGCCCAATCAACTCTATGCCATCTCCCTCGTTGACGACCTGGTCCCGCGCGACTGTGCAGAGCAGATTCTTCGTCTCGTGGAATTGCAACTCCTGACACCGGTGGGGCTCCGTACGCTCTCGCCTGCCGATAGCCGCTATCGCCCCCGCTATGAGGGTGGTGTGCTGGAGCGAGATGGAGCCTATCATCAAGGCACGGTCTGGCCCTTCTTGCTGGGTCCCTTTGTGACTGCCTGGATGAAAATATTCGGCCAAAGCACCGCGGTACGCAACAAAGCTCGTAGTTTTCTCACGGGCCTTGAGGCCCATCTGCAGGAAGCTTGTCTAGGGCAGGTCTCAGAAATCTTCGATGCAGAGGCTCCGTACCATCCCCGAGGCTGTTTCGCCCAAGCCTGGTCGGTGGCAGAACCGCTCCGAGCGCTGATCGAAGATCTTGATGTTCAGACCGATGCTGGAAAATCGCGGTAA
- a CDS encoding MarR family transcriptional regulator: MAELRVLNSGKKSSSLQDAVAMTSQLVAGLEKIGLAMKSRTWRREGRAGLGPLQRQVLTLLRSKPGQRATVSTVANELAVRLPTASEVIATLERKQLVRRRRDTSDGRVVTAQLTAKGNRSCTPSPGMPDRLATATDTLSSSEQVLLLTSLVKVIRSLQEQGEISVARMCISCQYFRPNHYDNADRPHHCDYLNASFGDRSLRLDCHEYEAAPVAQVDAAWTNFSRSRIA, encoded by the coding sequence ATGGCTGAATTGCGCGTACTCAATAGCGGGAAGAAGTCATCATCATTGCAGGATGCGGTTGCAATGACCTCTCAGTTGGTGGCCGGTCTGGAAAAGATCGGGCTGGCGATGAAAAGCCGGACATGGCGACGTGAAGGTCGAGCAGGTCTCGGTCCATTGCAGCGGCAGGTCCTCACGCTCCTTCGATCTAAGCCTGGTCAACGTGCGACTGTGTCGACTGTCGCGAACGAGCTGGCAGTCAGGCTTCCCACTGCGTCGGAAGTTATTGCGACGCTCGAGCGAAAGCAGTTGGTCCGGCGGCGGCGAGACACGAGCGATGGACGGGTGGTGACGGCGCAATTGACGGCGAAAGGAAACCGGTCCTGCACTCCTTCTCCCGGTATGCCGGATCGGCTGGCGACGGCGACGGACACCCTTTCATCATCGGAGCAAGTGCTCCTCCTCACGTCCTTAGTGAAGGTGATTCGCAGCCTCCAGGAGCAGGGGGAGATTTCTGTCGCGCGGATGTGTATCTCCTGTCAGTATTTTCGCCCCAACCACTATGACAACGCCGATCGGCCGCATCACTGCGACTATTTGAACGCGTCGTTCGGGGATCGTTCGCTTCGTTTGGATTGCCATGAATACGAGGCGGCTCCGGTCGCGCAGGTTGATGCGGCCTGGACCAACTTTTCCCGTTCACGTATCGCCTAG
- a CDS encoding formylglycine-generating enzyme family protein, with protein sequence MNGQQMMVWAGLSLLAGALCFGAAEPQSSKGGQTLSSEVGRGRDGAPMMRIPAGPFTMGSTDGLPNERPEHRVTLDAFFIDQYEVTLSLYRRFLESGKHESPPTWDDEAATTVGDRPATGMKWESAAAYCRWTGKRLPTEAEWEKAARGTDGRRYPWGDMQPFVDIANYNRGMWVNEAITLVAVTSGLEGMSVRHGLKEGGKSPFGLFHMAGNAAEWVADWYERDYYEKTPEQNPAGPATGEKRVIRGGSWVDLPAALRVTARFSAEADYEDRTIGFRCAMNVAK encoded by the coding sequence ATGAATGGGCAACAGATGATGGTCTGGGCAGGGCTGAGCCTGCTGGCAGGGGCCCTGTGCTTTGGGGCGGCAGAGCCACAGTCTTCGAAGGGCGGGCAGACTCTTTCGTCCGAGGTCGGTCGAGGAAGGGATGGCGCTCCGATGATGCGTATCCCTGCCGGTCCCTTCACCATGGGGAGCACTGATGGTCTCCCAAACGAGCGGCCTGAACATCGCGTCACGCTGGATGCCTTCTTCATCGATCAGTATGAAGTCACGCTCAGCCTCTATCGAAGGTTTTTAGAATCAGGAAAACACGAGTCTCCTCCAACCTGGGACGATGAGGCGGCGACGACGGTGGGAGATCGGCCCGCGACGGGGATGAAATGGGAGTCAGCTGCGGCCTATTGCCGATGGACAGGGAAACGGCTTCCGACGGAGGCTGAGTGGGAGAAGGCTGCACGTGGGACCGACGGGCGCCGGTACCCCTGGGGAGACATGCAGCCCTTCGTCGATATTGCGAACTATAACCGGGGCATGTGGGTGAATGAAGCCATCACGTTGGTGGCGGTCACCAGCGGTCTTGAGGGCATGAGTGTGCGGCATGGGCTGAAAGAGGGCGGGAAGAGTCCCTTCGGTCTCTTCCATATGGCTGGGAACGCGGCAGAATGGGTGGCGGACTGGTATGAGCGCGATTACTACGAGAAGACTCCTGAGCAAAACCCAGCCGGCCCGGCCACTGGTGAAAAACGAGTGATCCGGGGTGGATCGTGGGTAGACTTGCCGGCTGCCTTACGTGTGACTGCGCGGTTTTCAGCTGAGGCAGACTATGAGGATCGGACGATCGGATTTCGCTGTGCCATGAATGTGGCGAAGTGA
- a CDS encoding PilT/PilU family type 4a pilus ATPase, translated as MDVRSLLKVMVDQEASDLYLTVDSAPAYRVHGSTQQTDAPPFTNEQLEALALALMRGQQRGEFEEKMEMNLALYYKELGRFRVNIFRQRGNVGLVFRHIKAEIQTVEQLGLPPIVKDIAMTKRGLVLVVGATGSGKSTTLAAMIDHRNTVHPGHIVTVEDPIEFVHNHKRSLITQREVGFDTLSFQNALKNTLRQAPDVILIGEIRDTETMEAAITFAETGHLCIGTLHSNNANQAIERIMNFFPVERHAQIYLQLSLNLRAIISQRLVPSIDGKRAPALEIMLDTPRIKDLIKKSEVDSLKEAMEQGVEEGCQTFDHVLFQLYKEERISLEQALINADSANNLRLKIKIEGLRGDDAVNALLDKKSSDTSNNAFKIQGGALGNVTPLRKR; from the coding sequence ATGGATGTTCGCAGTCTCTTGAAAGTCATGGTGGATCAGGAAGCGTCAGACCTGTATCTGACCGTCGATTCAGCTCCGGCCTATCGCGTCCACGGCTCGACACAACAAACCGACGCACCGCCGTTTACCAACGAACAACTCGAAGCCCTCGCACTGGCGCTGATGCGCGGCCAGCAGCGCGGAGAATTCGAGGAAAAGATGGAAATGAACCTGGCGCTCTATTACAAAGAGCTCGGCCGTTTCCGCGTCAATATTTTCCGGCAACGAGGGAACGTCGGCTTGGTCTTCCGGCATATCAAGGCCGAGATTCAGACCGTCGAGCAGTTGGGCCTGCCTCCGATCGTCAAAGACATCGCCATGACAAAGCGCGGGTTGGTGCTCGTCGTCGGAGCGACCGGTTCCGGGAAATCCACCACCCTTGCCGCCATGATCGACCACCGCAACACCGTCCATCCCGGCCATATCGTCACAGTAGAAGACCCGATCGAGTTCGTCCACAATCACAAGCGGTCGCTCATTACACAACGTGAAGTGGGCTTCGACACGCTTTCCTTTCAAAATGCGCTCAAGAATACCCTGCGGCAGGCACCGGACGTGATTCTGATCGGAGAAATCCGGGACACGGAAACGATGGAAGCCGCAATCACCTTTGCGGAAACCGGACACCTCTGCATCGGCACACTCCACTCGAATAACGCGAACCAGGCCATCGAGCGCATCATGAACTTTTTCCCGGTAGAGCGGCATGCACAGATTTATCTCCAGCTCTCCCTGAATCTCCGCGCCATCATCTCACAGCGGCTCGTGCCGTCCATCGACGGGAAGCGGGCTCCGGCACTGGAAATCATGTTGGATACGCCTCGCATTAAAGACCTCATCAAGAAGTCCGAAGTCGATTCGCTGAAAGAGGCGATGGAGCAGGGCGTGGAGGAAGGCTGTCAAACGTTCGATCACGTCCTCTTCCAGCTCTACAAGGAAGAACGGATCTCGCTCGAACAGGCCTTGATCAATGCCGACAGCGCGAACAATCTCCGGCTCAAGATCAAGATCGAAGGTCTGAGAGGGGATGATGCGGTGAACGCACTTCTCGACAAAAAATCCAGCGACACGTCAAACAATGCGTTTAAAATACAAGGCGGAGCCTTGGGGAATGTAACTCCTCTACGGAAACGATAG
- a CDS encoding type IV pilus twitching motility protein PilT codes for MDISKLLTFTAKEGASDCHISAGEPPMIRMNGDLKKLDHPPLTTEETHSLIYDMMSDTQRKNFEEKRECDFSFELGDIARFRVNVFVQNRGLGAVFRNIPTEIIPMEKLGMPPIVRQLCDREKGLILVTGPTGSGKSTTLASMVDYLNNTFEGHIITIEDPIEFVHKTKKCLVNQRELGVHTLSFANALKSALREDPDIILVGEMRDLDTIQLALTAAETGHLVFGTLHTSSAPKTIDRIIDAFPPNQQSQIRTQIAEALEAVITQTLLKKKSGGRVAALEIMVATTAVRNLIREGKLHQIPGIMQASQKDGMQTMDMALVDLVTRGLVTKGEAQSRSMNPNLFTSAMGGAA; via the coding sequence ATGGATATATCGAAACTCCTGACCTTCACAGCAAAGGAGGGCGCATCGGATTGTCACATCAGCGCCGGTGAACCACCCATGATCCGGATGAACGGGGACCTCAAAAAACTCGATCATCCTCCGTTGACTACGGAGGAAACGCATTCACTGATCTATGACATGATGAGCGATACCCAGCGGAAGAACTTCGAGGAAAAACGCGAGTGCGACTTTTCCTTTGAACTGGGTGACATCGCTCGATTCCGCGTCAATGTTTTCGTCCAGAATCGTGGTCTTGGCGCCGTTTTCCGAAACATCCCCACCGAGATCATTCCGATGGAAAAACTCGGCATGCCTCCTATCGTGCGGCAGCTCTGCGATCGGGAAAAGGGGTTGATCCTTGTGACTGGCCCAACCGGATCGGGCAAATCGACGACGCTCGCCTCCATGGTCGATTACCTGAACAACACCTTCGAAGGCCACATCATCACCATTGAGGATCCGATCGAGTTCGTCCATAAGACCAAGAAATGCCTGGTCAACCAGCGAGAGCTGGGCGTCCATACCCTGTCGTTCGCCAATGCGTTGAAGTCCGCGCTCCGCGAAGACCCGGACATCATCCTCGTGGGTGAAATGCGCGACCTGGACACCATCCAACTCGCGTTGACTGCTGCAGAAACGGGACATCTGGTCTTCGGCACACTCCACACGTCCAGTGCACCGAAAACCATCGACCGCATCATCGATGCCTTCCCCCCCAACCAACAGTCTCAGATTCGCACCCAGATCGCCGAGGCGCTGGAAGCCGTCATCACACAGACTCTGTTGAAGAAAAAATCTGGCGGCCGTGTCGCCGCCCTCGAAATTATGGTCGCGACGACCGCGGTCAGAAATCTCATTCGCGAGGGCAAGTTGCACCAGATCCCTGGGATCATGCAGGCCAGCCAGAAAGACGGCATGCAAACGATGGACATGGCACTGGTTGATTTAGTGACCCGTGGCCTCGTCACCAAGGGTGAGGCCCAATCGCGCAGTATGAATCCCAACCTGTTTACGTCCGCGATGGGCGGCGCAGCCTAA
- the bioF gene encoding 8-amino-7-oxononanoate synthase yields the protein MFNKQLDELAARHLTRRLTPLHSGVGPVVEMAGRQMLLFASNDYLGLAMHPEVIQAAVEATQRFGAGSGAARLVSGSLPPHQELDTALAQFKGTEAALTYGSGYLANIGTIPALIGRGGLILADRLCHASLIDGCRLSAADFRIYRHNDTDHLQSLLAARRQPRRTLIVTDGLFSMDGDLAPLPELNRLAQEYEADLYIDDAHGTGVMGPHGRGSVEHFGLDTQIPFQMGTLGKAFGSSGAYIAGPSTLIQYLMNTSRSFIFTTAPPPSSAAAVTAALRIIQREPERRARLWTNRERLFTGLTQMGFTLSPSVSPIIPILVGSAETALSFAEHLFAEGLYAPAIRPPTVPDATSRIRVTVTSEHHSSHIDQALAAFQRAGQSAGLI from the coding sequence ATGTTTAATAAACAGCTCGACGAGTTGGCCGCGCGACATCTTACCAGACGGCTCACGCCGCTCCATTCCGGCGTCGGCCCGGTCGTTGAAATGGCCGGACGCCAAATGCTGCTCTTCGCCTCGAACGATTATTTAGGATTGGCCATGCATCCGGAGGTGATTCAGGCCGCCGTCGAGGCGACGCAACGATTTGGTGCCGGATCTGGAGCCGCACGGTTGGTCTCAGGCTCATTACCACCGCATCAAGAATTGGACACCGCATTGGCACAGTTCAAGGGGACAGAGGCCGCCCTGACCTATGGCTCTGGCTATCTGGCCAACATCGGAACTATCCCTGCATTGATCGGACGAGGCGGATTGATCCTCGCCGATCGCCTCTGCCATGCCAGCCTGATCGACGGATGCCGGCTGAGCGCAGCCGACTTTCGCATCTATCGTCACAACGATACCGATCACCTACAGTCTCTCCTGGCCGCAAGACGCCAGCCACGGCGCACCCTGATTGTGACCGACGGCCTGTTCAGTATGGACGGAGACCTCGCACCGTTGCCCGAACTCAACCGGCTCGCCCAGGAGTATGAGGCTGACCTCTATATCGATGATGCTCACGGCACAGGCGTGATGGGTCCGCATGGGCGAGGGTCGGTCGAACACTTCGGGCTTGATACACAGATCCCGTTTCAGATGGGGACCTTAGGTAAGGCCTTCGGCAGTAGTGGCGCATACATCGCCGGGCCCTCGACGTTAATCCAGTATCTGATGAACACGAGCCGGTCGTTCATCTTTACGACGGCCCCGCCACCAAGTTCGGCTGCCGCCGTCACGGCAGCCTTACGGATCATCCAACGAGAGCCGGAGCGACGGGCGCGCTTGTGGACGAACCGTGAACGACTGTTCACCGGGCTGACACAAATGGGATTCACCCTCTCTCCCAGCGTCAGCCCGATCATACCGATCCTCGTCGGCAGCGCTGAAACCGCTCTCTCCTTTGCCGAGCATCTGTTTGCAGAAGGCCTCTACGCTCCGGCCATTCGACCTCCCACCGTTCCGGACGCCACTAGCCGTATCCGCGTCACGGTGACCTCGGAGCACCACTCTAGCCACATCGATCAAGCACTGGCAGCCTTTCAGCGCGCAGGGCAATCGGCGGGACTGATCTGA
- a CDS encoding tetratricopeptide repeat protein — translation MSYRIKVPAKVFPVDEAHMLSGLDHTLHRLQDYRRPLLVGLGVLVLAAVVVGGVFYVDRQAAQKAQDLDREAMRFLTAPSASDPQKADHALKEAITRYRQVVDQYPRTPSAPLALYHLGNTLVQTNELSAAIEAYQRFLMLYGSNPSMVGLVQQRLAYVYLLKGDRDLAAKALTAILETPGTLNRDQALFELARLEESQSRPEGALAHYQELIKTYPSSPFASEATIRTKVMDVKKSQESTSAPSSMAPAGAAPQKSSASPSPKPGKK, via the coding sequence ATGAGCTACCGCATTAAGGTCCCGGCAAAAGTTTTTCCGGTCGATGAAGCTCACATGTTGAGCGGGCTTGACCATACGCTGCACCGACTGCAGGACTATCGGCGCCCCTTGCTGGTCGGTTTGGGGGTGTTGGTGCTTGCGGCTGTCGTGGTTGGCGGGGTGTTCTATGTTGACCGCCAGGCCGCGCAGAAGGCTCAAGATCTTGACCGTGAGGCGATGCGCTTCTTGACCGCTCCTTCCGCCAGCGATCCTCAAAAGGCCGATCATGCGCTCAAGGAAGCGATCACGCGGTATCGGCAAGTGGTCGATCAATATCCTCGAACCCCCTCAGCCCCACTGGCGTTGTATCATTTGGGAAATACGTTGGTCCAGACCAATGAATTGAGTGCGGCCATTGAGGCCTACCAGCGCTTCTTGATGTTATACGGTTCGAATCCCTCAATGGTAGGGCTTGTACAGCAACGGTTGGCCTATGTGTATTTGCTCAAGGGAGACCGGGATTTAGCTGCTAAGGCACTGACCGCCATCTTGGAGACCCCCGGCACGCTGAATCGCGATCAGGCTTTGTTTGAGCTGGCGCGGCTGGAAGAGTCTCAGTCGCGGCCAGAAGGGGCGTTAGCCCATTATCAGGAGCTGATCAAGACCTATCCAAGTTCTCCCTTCGCCAGTGAGGCGACGATCAGGACCAAAGTCATGGATGTGAAAAAGTCCCAGGAGTCGACGTCTGCGCCATCGTCGATGGCTCCGGCTGGTGCTGCACCACAGAAGAGTTCTGCTTCTCCTTCTCCTAAGCCTGGCAAGAAGTAA